One genomic segment of Dysosmobacter sp. Marseille-Q4140 includes these proteins:
- the ruvA gene encoding Holliday junction branch migration protein RuvA, translating to MFYYLDGTVAEIAPYLAVIDCGGVGYACKTTNYTLSRLKKGQRGKLYTYLNVGEGIFELYGFATQAELGSFRLLIGVSGVGPKAALAILSTGTPDALAMAIITGDEKALTAAPGIGKKIAQRIILELKDKLAKESAATGLDFSGGGNTVNVSAFTSKATEAAQALAVLGYSSTEVSLALKGVDVENLPLEEIIRQSLKKMVK from the coding sequence ATGTTTTACTATCTGGACGGCACCGTGGCGGAGATCGCGCCCTATCTGGCGGTGATCGACTGCGGCGGCGTGGGCTATGCCTGCAAGACCACCAACTACACCCTCTCCCGGCTGAAAAAGGGCCAGCGGGGAAAGCTGTACACCTATCTGAATGTGGGAGAGGGCATCTTCGAGCTCTACGGCTTCGCCACCCAGGCGGAACTGGGCAGCTTCCGGCTGCTGATCGGCGTCTCCGGCGTGGGGCCCAAGGCGGCCCTGGCCATCCTCTCCACCGGCACGCCGGACGCCCTGGCCATGGCCATCATCACCGGGGACGAGAAGGCCCTGACCGCGGCGCCGGGCATCGGCAAGAAGATCGCCCAGCGGATCATCCTGGAGCTGAAGGACAAACTGGCCAAGGAGTCCGCCGCCACGGGCCTGGACTTCTCCGGCGGCGGAAATACTGTGAATGTATCTGCCTTTACATCAAAGGCCACAGAGGCCGCTCAGGCCCTGGCGGTCCTGGGCTACTCCAGTACGGAGGTGAGCCTGGCCCTCAAGGGCGTGGACGTGGAGAACCTGCCTCTGGAGGAGATCATCCGCCAGAGTTTGAAGAAGATGGTGAAATAA
- the ruvC gene encoding crossover junction endodeoxyribonuclease RuvC yields the protein MRILGIDPGIATIGFGLVEAERGQARMVTYGAVTTPAGLPLSRRLYQIDRDMEELIGKLRPDVMAIEELFFNTNLTTGIAVAHGRGVILCAAERCGVPLYEYTPGQVKLAVTGYGKADKRQVMDMTKRLLHLRAVPRPDDAADALALALCHARSFTSRLPKNGDVKETI from the coding sequence ATGCGCATCCTGGGCATCGACCCCGGCATCGCCACCATCGGCTTCGGCCTGGTGGAGGCGGAGCGGGGGCAGGCGCGGATGGTCACCTACGGCGCCGTCACCACGCCCGCGGGGCTGCCCCTCTCCCGGCGCCTCTACCAGATCGACCGGGACATGGAGGAGCTGATCGGGAAACTCCGGCCCGACGTGATGGCCATTGAGGAGCTGTTCTTCAACACCAACCTCACCACCGGCATCGCCGTGGCCCACGGCCGGGGGGTCATCCTCTGCGCGGCGGAGCGGTGCGGCGTGCCCCTGTACGAGTACACGCCGGGCCAGGTGAAGCTGGCGGTGACCGGCTACGGCAAAGCGGACAAGCGCCAGGTCATGGATATGACGAAGCGGCTGCTGCACCTGCGGGCCGTGCCCCGGCCGGACGACGCCGCCGACGCCCTTGCCCTGGCCCTGTGCCACGCAAGGAGTTTCACTTCACGGCTCCCGAAAAACGGGGATGTGAAGGAGACCATTTAG